The following coding sequences lie in one Desmodus rotundus isolate HL8 chromosome 1, HLdesRot8A.1, whole genome shotgun sequence genomic window:
- the CD2BP2 gene encoding CD2 antigen cytoplasmic tail-binding protein 2 isoform X1, which produces MPKRKVTFQGVGNEDDEDEINVPKKKLVDPVAGAGGPGSRFKGKHSLDSDEEDDDEGSSKYDILASEDVEGQEAATLPSEGGVRITPFNLQEEMEEGHFDADGNYFLNRDAQIRDSWLDNIDWVKIRERPPDQHSRSDSEEEDSLGQTPMSAQALLEGLLELLLPRETVAGALRRLGARGGGKGGSKGSKGPGRPSSPQRLDRLSGLADQMVARGNLGVYQETRERLAMQLKGLGCRTQGPPDPISQPSLDMFAEEVAEGELETPTPVQRGEAELPGDGLEDVMWEYKWENTGDAELYGPFTSTQMQREEKERERNLNQLPLACTLGTGDRTCNPGMCLDQELNW; this is translated from the exons ATGCCAAAGAGGAAAGTGACCTTCCAAGGCGTGGGAAATGAGGATGATGAGGATGAAATCAATGTTCCTAAGAAGAAG CTGGTGGATcctgtggctggggcagggggtccTGGAAGCCGCTTCAAAGGCAAACACTCTTTGGACAGTGATGAGGAGGATGATGATGAGGGGTCCAGCAAATATGACATCTTGGCCTCAGAGGATGTAGAAG GTCAGGAAGCAGCCACACTTCCCAGTGAGGGAGGTGTGCGTATCACACCCTTCAACCTACAGGAAGAGATGGAAGAAGGCCACTTTGATGCAGATGGCAACTACTTCCTGAACCGGGATGCCCAGATCCGAGACAGCTGGCTGGACAACATTGACTGG GTGAAGATCAGGGAGCGGCCACCTGATCAGCACTCACGGTCAGACTCAGAGGAGGAGGACAGCCTGGGCCAGACACCAATGAGTGCCCAAGCCCTCCTCGAGGGCCTTCTGGAGCTCCTGTTGCCGAGAGAGACAGTGGCTGGGGCACTGAGACGTCTAGGGGCCagaggagggggcaaagggggtaGCAAGGGCAGCAAGGGACCTGGTCGGCCAAGTTCCCCACAGCGCTTGGACCGGCTGTCCGGGTTGGCCGACCAGATGGTGGCTCGGGGCAACCTTGGCGTTTATCAGGAGACAAGAGAACGGTTGGCCATGCAGCTGAAGGGGTTGGGGTGCCGGACCCAGGGACCCCCTGACCCCATATCTCAACCTTCTCTGGACATGTTTGCTGAGGAAGTGGCAGAGGGAGAGCTGGAGACCCCAACCCCTGTTCAGAGAGGAG AAGCAGAGTTGCCAGGAGACGGTCTGGAGGACGTGATGTGGGAGTATAAGTGGGAGAACACAGGGGATGCTGAGCTGTATGGGCCCTTCACCAGCACCCAGATGCAG agagaagagaaagagagggagagaaacctcaatcagttgcctcttgcatgcaccctggggactggggatcgaacctgcaacccagggatgtgcctcgaccaggaattaaactggtga
- the CD2BP2 gene encoding CD2 antigen cytoplasmic tail-binding protein 2 isoform X2 → MPKRKVTFQGVGNEDDEDEINVPKKKLVDPVAGAGGPGSRFKGKHSLDSDEEDDDEGSSKYDILASEDVEGQEAATLPSEGGVRITPFNLQEEMEEGHFDADGNYFLNRDAQIRDSWLDNIDWVKIRERPPDQHSRSDSEEEDSLGQTPMSAQALLEGLLELLLPRETVAGALRRLGARGGGKGGSKGSKGPGRPSSPQRLDRLSGLADQMVARGNLGVYQETRERLAMQLKGLGCRTQGPPDPISQPSLDMFAEEVAEGELETPTPVQRGEAELPGDGLEDVMWEYKWENTGDAELYGPFTSTQMQTWVNEGYFPDGVYCRKLDPPGGQFYNSKRIDFDT, encoded by the exons ATGCCAAAGAGGAAAGTGACCTTCCAAGGCGTGGGAAATGAGGATGATGAGGATGAAATCAATGTTCCTAAGAAGAAG CTGGTGGATcctgtggctggggcagggggtccTGGAAGCCGCTTCAAAGGCAAACACTCTTTGGACAGTGATGAGGAGGATGATGATGAGGGGTCCAGCAAATATGACATCTTGGCCTCAGAGGATGTAGAAG GTCAGGAAGCAGCCACACTTCCCAGTGAGGGAGGTGTGCGTATCACACCCTTCAACCTACAGGAAGAGATGGAAGAAGGCCACTTTGATGCAGATGGCAACTACTTCCTGAACCGGGATGCCCAGATCCGAGACAGCTGGCTGGACAACATTGACTGG GTGAAGATCAGGGAGCGGCCACCTGATCAGCACTCACGGTCAGACTCAGAGGAGGAGGACAGCCTGGGCCAGACACCAATGAGTGCCCAAGCCCTCCTCGAGGGCCTTCTGGAGCTCCTGTTGCCGAGAGAGACAGTGGCTGGGGCACTGAGACGTCTAGGGGCCagaggagggggcaaagggggtaGCAAGGGCAGCAAGGGACCTGGTCGGCCAAGTTCCCCACAGCGCTTGGACCGGCTGTCCGGGTTGGCCGACCAGATGGTGGCTCGGGGCAACCTTGGCGTTTATCAGGAGACAAGAGAACGGTTGGCCATGCAGCTGAAGGGGTTGGGGTGCCGGACCCAGGGACCCCCTGACCCCATATCTCAACCTTCTCTGGACATGTTTGCTGAGGAAGTGGCAGAGGGAGAGCTGGAGACCCCAACCCCTGTTCAGAGAGGAG AAGCAGAGTTGCCAGGAGACGGTCTGGAGGACGTGATGTGGGAGTATAAGTGGGAGAACACAGGGGATGCTGAGCTGTATGGGCCCTTCACCAGCACCCAGATGCAG ACCTGGGTGAATGAAGGCTACTTCCCTGATGGTGTTTACTGCCGGAAGTTGGATCCCCCTGGTGGACAGTTCTACAACTCCAAACGCATTGATTTTGACACCTGA
- the SPN gene encoding leukosialin — MPVVMEMILLLLFFGGYLASLEASTPTNSPFTLVTDSSEAPNLNSVASSYTLRVPEEKDSAGHQTIPPSSTPYTANEVSSETSIAASGGLSMAGPTISQEVSTEKPSVLQEISDVTNNPIPPAMNTLRLHNMTGGTTATSNLEASNGTNGPPSTMATSPQGSSNGTSGLPITMETSSQESPNGTSGLPITMATSPLDTSDRTSGPRVTIATSYLETSSGTSVLPGTMATSSLEIPKETSGSSTSWGAVPIVTTQKASTNTGSGPSVSPDQRTNNTLIVAVLVALLVVIVLLALLLLWRQRQKRRTGALTLSRGGKRNGVVDAWAGPARVSDEEAVITTAGGSGGDKSSGIPEGEGSGRRPTLTTFFGRRKSRQGSLALEELKPGSTSSLKGEEEPLVGSENGAVGAADSDGPGAGDVEVP; from the coding sequence ATGCCTGTTGTCATGGAAATGATCCTGCTTCTCCTCTTCTTTGGGGGTTACTTGGCCTCTCTGGAGGCATCTACACCCACAAACTCTCCTTTTACTTTGGTCACGGATAGCTCTGAGGCCCCAAACCTTAACTCAGTGGCCTCCAGTTATACATTGAGGGTCCCTGAGGAAAAGGACAGCGCCGGGCACCAGACCATCCCACCTTCCTCAACTCCTTATACAGCCAATGAGGTGTCTTCTGAGACTTCCATTGCTGCCAGTGGTGGCCTCTCTATGGCTGGACCAACAATCTCCCAAGAAGTTTCCACAGAGAAGCCATCAGTGCTCCAGGAAATCTCTGATGTAACCAATAACCCCattccaccagcaatgaataCTCTGAGACTTCACAATATGACTGGTGGAACCACGGCAACTAGCAATCTGGAGGCCTCCAATGGGACCAATGGACCTCCTAGCACCATGGCAACTAGCCCTCAGGGAAGCTCCAACGGGACCAGTGGACTCCCCATCACCATGGAAACTAGCTCTCAGGAAAGCCCCAATGGGACCAGTGGACTCCCCATCACCATGGCAACTAGCCCTCTGGATACCTCTGACAGAACCAGTGGACCCCGTGTCACCATAGCAACTAGCTATCTGGAGACTTCCAGTGGGACCAGTGTACTCCCTGGCACAATGGCAACTAGCTCTTTGGAGATTCCCAAGGAGACCAGTGGCTCCTCCACCTCTTGGGGAGCAGTGCCCATCGTGACTACCCAAAAGGCCTCCACAAACACAGGCAGTGGGCCCTCCGTGAGTCCAGATCAGAGGACAAATAATACCCTAATAGTGGCTGTGCTCGTGGCTCTTCTGGTAGTCATCGTCCTCTTGGCACTACTCCTGCTGTGGCGCCAGCGGCAGAAGCGGAGGACAGGTGCCCTGACACTAAGCAGAGGAGGAAAGCGCAATGGGGTGGTAGACGCCTGGGCTGGGCCCGCCCGAGTGTCTGATGAGGAGGCTGTGATAACAACAGCAGGAGGGTCTGGTGGTGACAAGAGCTCTGGGATCCCAGAGGGGGAGGGTTCCGGCCGTCGGCCCACACTCACCACTTTCTTTGGTAGACGGAAGTCTCGCCAGGGCTCCTTGGCCTTGGAGGAGCTAAAGCCTGGGTCAACCTCTAGCCTAAAGGGGGAGGAAGAGCCGCTTGTGGGCAGTGAGAATGGGGCTGTGGGGGCCGCTGATTCTGATGGACCGGGAGCAGGAGATGTGGAGGTCCCTTAG